One genomic window of Pocillopora verrucosa isolate sample1 chromosome 8, ASM3666991v2, whole genome shotgun sequence includes the following:
- the LOC131795437 gene encoding vesicle transport protein GOT1B codes for MLPITDYQKIGIGVTGFGVFFLFLGVLFFFDKGLLAIGNILFISGLALVIGLERTFRFFFQKHKLKGSSCFLGGVLVVLIGWPLIGMIIEIYGFILLFSGFFPVVINFLRRVPVIGNILNLPGISMIVGKLAGDGSNSMV; via the exons ATGTTGCCTATTACAGATTATCAAA aAATCGGCATTGGTGTGACAGGCTTTGGagtattttttctctttctgggagttttgttctttttcgaCAAAGGTCTTTTAGCTATTGGAAAT ATACTATTCATTTCTGGATTAGCACTGGTAATTGGATTAGAAAGAACTTttagatttttctttcaaaaacacAAGCTCAAGGGaagttcttgttttcttggtgGAGTTTTAGTTGTTCTCATTGGTTGGCCTCTTATAGGAATGATCATAGAAATTTATGGATTTATACTTTTGTTTAG TGGCTTCTTTCCAGTTGTTATAAACTTTTTAAGAAGAGTACCTGTCATTGGGAATATACTCAACCTCCCAGGAATTAGCATG atAGTGGGTAAATTAGCAGGAGATGGAAGCAACTCAATGGTGTAA